Proteins encoded within one genomic window of Gallus gallus isolate bGalGal1 chromosome 1, bGalGal1.mat.broiler.GRCg7b, whole genome shotgun sequence:
- the MMP27 gene encoding matrix metalloproteinase-27 precursor encodes MKNVLLLLLTYAAVSNSLPAHPEKDNKEDTKLVEDYLSKFYTIETDSNQRGWKANAEFTAEKLQKMQRFFGLKVTGKPDTETLEMMKKPRCGVPDVGLYGVTLPGWKKNNLTYRIVNYTPDLSKEDVDKAIQKAFKVWSTVTPLIFTRIQEGIADIMVAFGTKAHGHCPRYFDGPLGVLAHAFPPGSGFGGDVHFDEDEDWTMGSDGFNLFLVAAHEVGHALGLSHSNDQRALMFPNYAYISPSEFPLSPDDISGIQSIYGSATKTPGKRPTVPTSPNTCGPQISFDAVTTLRREVIFLKGRHLWRVYPDNSEVELELISAFWPFLPSGIQAAYENMKDQILFFKGNNFWVVSGYKVLLGYPKNINTLGFPKGVKKIDAAVCNKNTGKTDFFVGDKYWRYDESTQSMEKGYPRRTVNDFPGISQRIDAVFQHKGLFYFFHGSRQLKFDPTAKRVISEIKSNSWFNC; translated from the exons ATGAAGAatgttttgctgcttctcttaaCGTATGCGGCTGTTTCTAATTCTCTTCCTGCCCACCCCgagaaagacaacaaagaagATACAAAGCTTGTAGAG GATTACTTAAGTAAATTCTATACCATTGAGACAGACTCAAATCAGCGTGGATGGAAAGCAAATGCTGAATTTACAGCTGAGAAACTCCAGAAAATGCAAAGATTCTTTGGTTTGAAAGTGACAGGAAAACCAGACACCGAGACATTAGAAATGATGAAGAAACCTAGGTGTGGTGTTCCTGATGTAGGTCTCTATGGTGTTACTCTGCCTGGATGGAAAAAGAACAATCTGACATACAG AATTGTGAACTACACACCAGATTTGAGCAAAGAAGATGTGGATAAAGCAATCCAGAAGGCATTTAAAGTGTGGAGTACTGTCACCCCACTGATTTTCACTCGCATCCAAGAGGGAATAGCAGATATAATGGTTGCTTTTGGGACAAAAG CTCATGGACATTGCCCTCGCTATTTTGATGGCCCCCTTGGTGTCCTCGCTCATGCCTTCCCACCTGGCAGTGGTTTTGGTGGTGATGTTCACTTTGATGAGGACGAAGATTGGACCATGGGCTCAGATG GATTCAATTTGTTCCTGGTTGCTGCTCATGAGGTTGGCCATGCTCTGGGTCTCTCCCATTCTAACGACCAGAGGGCCTTGATGTTCCCCAATTACGCATATATCAGCCCCAGTGAATTTCCTCTCTCTCCAGATGACATAAGTGGCATTCAGTCTATTTATG GTTCTGCAACAAAAACCCCAGGTAAAAGGCCAACCGTCCCTACATCACCTAACACCTGTGGCCCCCAGATATCTTTCGATGCCGTAACTACACTTCGACGAGAAGTCATATTTCTAAAGGGAAG ACACTTGTGGCGAGTCTATCCTGATAACTCAGAAGTTGAACTTGAATTAATTTCTGCCTTCTGGCCATTTCTGCCATCTGGTATTCAAGCTGCGTATGAGAACATGAAAGATCAGATCCTGTTTTTCAAAG gCAATAATTTCTGGGTCGTCAGCGGATATAAGGTGCTACTTGGTTATCCAAAGAACATCAACACGCTAGGCTTCCCTAAAGGTGTTAAGAAAATCGATGCAGCTGTTTGTAACAAAAATACAGGGAAGACAGACTTCTTTGTAGGTGACAAGTACTGGAG GTATGATGAAAGCACCCAGTCCATGGAGAAGGGTTACCCTAGGAGGACAGTCAATGACTTTCCAGGAATTAGCCAGAGGATTGATGCTGTTTTCCAACATAAAG